In Nitrospira sp., the following proteins share a genomic window:
- a CDS encoding UvrD-helicase domain-containing protein — protein MELIPDRQARNLAETTFDRNVVVVAGAGTGKTTLLVNRLVHLLIKEPRPVTITQIVALTFTNKAATEMKVRLRERLLVLANPETEAARVVDGGAVSVADLRARYGLSTDEVAGRAAAALHDLEKGQIGTLHSFAAHLLRLYPLEGGVDPTFQEDDGLRFEEHFSAAWEIWVDRELSRQGSHHQLWRRVLGLATLDDVRALARALCSELVDLDVLHAQINDEKLSPVLVEWVRQMHQRGQVLLDAHDRPKRRKIEQMLAAAVNVMKAILDQGAAGIQALSAADLESLGKDLGNPVAGWEKDEFGEAESIINTAQQYQLVNSKLFKYTLILLGPLVSEIRLSFRLKGWVSFDGLLARARTLLRDHLAIRERIKQDYRAVLVDEFQDTDPVQYELMLAISECVGAQASTWQEMALEPGKLFIVGDPKQSIYAFRRADIEAFDRVVQKIEEDGGVIQTLTTNFRSDAAVLGPVNDVFDRLFERRALVQPANVRLEVQPQRRPSAFEAGVRVHVTLPVPDERAFDAAGATRAEGETLARWLAEEVLSRPQVKPGHIALLFRKLTQADTYVDALRRYGLPYVIEGEKHFYRRQEVIDLMNVLRVLDHPHDNVALAGVLRSPLGGLSDRALYDLRQVKGFDYLRIESLSAWTHPEASSVRLLYGHLAWLHRQVGALPLAEVLELIFDRLPLLEIAAASVHGEQAVANLLKVKHTAAALSDRPHLTLSGFVDLMVARLEEQPDEAESPLSEESSNAIQVLTIHKAKGLEFPIVVLPGLHQGSGRERGLPVVTFDWSSGSYGLSLGGVHNFGAVLVHEKQKIREDAERRRVLYVGMTRAKDMLILSGGMTGRAAGETVLGMLQEIGEGVVGASETETLTIGASVIPHRTTPAPSRKRSSRPGAVGPVTGALDSAAIAKLWGDREDRWKKACRTPRHLTPSTIGKEVLPGRFRPSKDGADQEVGRLVGILAHHILEQWDFHSPSHRLLDRIEPVTQQILTAEQAELMPAVADSLRDVLGNFARSDLYQRLALATILGREVPFAMSWEEGQIVHGMMDVIYRLDDRIWIGDYKTDQVTAQNMPERAERYRSQMTLYKAAAQKSLGVSAISAQLLFLRCGVGYEL, from the coding sequence GTGGAACTGATTCCTGATCGCCAGGCCCGCAATCTGGCGGAGACGACATTTGACCGGAATGTCGTGGTCGTAGCCGGTGCCGGCACCGGCAAGACGACGTTGCTCGTCAATCGATTGGTGCACCTCCTGATCAAGGAGCCCCGCCCGGTGACCATCACCCAGATCGTGGCATTGACCTTTACGAACAAGGCGGCCACGGAGATGAAGGTCCGGCTGCGTGAACGGCTGCTGGTCTTGGCCAATCCGGAAACTGAAGCCGCTCGGGTTGTGGATGGCGGGGCGGTGTCGGTTGCTGACTTACGTGCACGTTACGGTCTCTCCACCGACGAAGTCGCCGGCAGAGCTGCGGCGGCCCTCCATGATCTTGAGAAGGGGCAGATCGGCACGCTCCATAGTTTTGCGGCCCATCTGTTGCGGCTCTACCCGCTTGAAGGCGGCGTGGATCCGACCTTTCAGGAAGATGACGGGCTCCGCTTCGAAGAGCATTTTTCGGCGGCATGGGAGATATGGGTCGATCGGGAGTTGAGCCGGCAGGGTTCTCATCATCAATTGTGGCGCAGGGTATTGGGTCTCGCCACCCTGGACGATGTGCGCGCACTGGCTCGCGCGCTCTGCAGCGAGTTGGTTGATTTGGACGTGTTGCATGCTCAGATCAATGACGAGAAGCTGAGTCCTGTGCTCGTCGAGTGGGTGCGCCAAATGCATCAACGCGGGCAAGTGCTCCTCGATGCGCATGATCGACCAAAGCGGCGGAAGATCGAGCAGATGTTGGCGGCCGCGGTGAACGTAATGAAGGCAATCCTGGATCAGGGGGCAGCCGGTATTCAGGCCCTATCCGCTGCCGATCTCGAATCGCTGGGGAAGGATCTGGGCAATCCCGTAGCAGGATGGGAAAAAGATGAATTTGGAGAAGCCGAATCAATCATTAACACTGCTCAGCAATATCAGTTAGTTAACAGCAAGTTATTTAAGTATACGTTGATTCTTCTTGGGCCGCTGGTCTCTGAAATTCGCCTCTCGTTCAGGCTGAAAGGGTGGGTCTCATTCGATGGGCTGCTCGCCAGGGCTCGCACGTTGTTACGGGATCATCTGGCCATCCGCGAGCGTATTAAACAGGACTATCGTGCGGTGCTGGTGGATGAATTTCAAGACACCGATCCTGTTCAGTATGAACTCATGCTCGCGATTTCAGAATGTGTAGGGGCTCAGGCCTCGACATGGCAGGAGATGGCCTTAGAGCCGGGCAAGCTCTTTATCGTGGGAGATCCCAAGCAATCGATCTATGCCTTTCGGCGGGCGGATATCGAAGCCTTCGATCGCGTCGTTCAGAAGATTGAAGAGGACGGGGGAGTGATTCAAACGCTCACCACAAATTTTCGAAGCGATGCGGCGGTTCTCGGCCCGGTCAACGATGTGTTCGATCGACTGTTCGAACGGCGCGCCCTCGTCCAACCGGCCAATGTCAGGCTGGAAGTGCAACCGCAACGACGCCCCTCAGCCTTTGAGGCCGGTGTGCGTGTGCACGTGACGCTTCCGGTTCCGGACGAGCGGGCGTTCGACGCCGCCGGTGCGACAAGGGCGGAAGGGGAGACGCTGGCGCGTTGGCTCGCCGAAGAGGTGCTGAGCCGTCCGCAGGTCAAGCCCGGGCATATCGCGCTGCTATTCCGGAAGCTGACGCAGGCCGACACCTATGTGGATGCTTTGCGACGGTACGGCCTTCCCTATGTCATCGAAGGCGAAAAACATTTTTATCGACGTCAGGAAGTCATCGACCTGATGAATGTCCTGCGGGTGCTCGACCATCCCCATGACAATGTGGCGCTGGCCGGTGTGCTGCGCAGCCCTTTAGGCGGCTTGTCAGACCGCGCCCTCTATGACCTTCGCCAGGTTAAGGGCTTTGACTATCTTCGAATCGAGTCACTCTCGGCGTGGACGCATCCGGAGGCATCCTCTGTCCGTCTTCTGTATGGCCACTTGGCCTGGTTGCATCGACAGGTCGGAGCATTGCCGCTGGCCGAGGTGCTGGAACTGATCTTCGACCGTCTTCCGCTTCTCGAAATTGCCGCGGCGTCTGTGCATGGGGAGCAGGCTGTGGCCAATCTTCTCAAGGTGAAACACACCGCCGCCGCCTTGTCTGATCGGCCGCATCTGACGTTGAGCGGTTTTGTGGATCTGATGGTGGCCAGGCTCGAGGAGCAGCCGGATGAGGCCGAGAGTCCATTGTCTGAGGAATCGTCCAACGCCATCCAGGTCTTGACGATTCACAAAGCCAAGGGCCTGGAGTTTCCCATTGTCGTGTTGCCCGGCCTGCATCAGGGGAGCGGGAGGGAGCGAGGATTGCCAGTCGTGACGTTTGATTGGTCCAGCGGATCGTATGGCCTCTCGCTTGGTGGGGTGCACAATTTCGGTGCGGTATTGGTGCATGAGAAGCAGAAAATCAGGGAGGACGCCGAGCGGCGGCGGGTGCTCTATGTCGGCATGACAAGAGCCAAGGATATGTTAATCCTGTCCGGCGGGATGACCGGTCGTGCAGCCGGGGAAACCGTCTTGGGGATGTTGCAAGAGATCGGGGAGGGTGTGGTGGGTGCCTCGGAAACAGAGACGCTGACGATCGGTGCGTCTGTCATACCGCACCGGACTACGCCGGCGCCGTCCCGCAAACGTTCAAGCCGACCTGGTGCGGTGGGGCCGGTCACCGGAGCTCTCGATTCTGCGGCCATCGCAAAATTATGGGGAGATCGGGAGGATCGCTGGAAGAAGGCCTGCCGGACGCCTCGTCATCTCACTCCGAGCACGATTGGAAAAGAAGTGCTGCCCGGCCGTTTCCGACCCTCAAAAGATGGAGCGGACCAAGAAGTAGGGAGGCTGGTCGGGATATTGGCCCACCACATCCTTGAACAGTGGGATTTTCACTCGCCTTCTCACAGGCTCCTTGATCGAATCGAGCCAGTCACACAGCAGATCCTCACTGCTGAACAAGCCGAGCTGATGCCGGCAGTGGCTGATTCATTGAGAGATGTCCTCGGTAACTTTGCGCGGTCTGACCTGTATCAGCGGCTGGCCCTGGCCACCATTCTGGGTCGTGAGGTGCCGTTCGCCATGTCCTGGGAAGAGG